The following proteins are co-located in the Fusobacterium sp. IOR10 genome:
- a CDS encoding GrdX family protein: protein MKFKIITNNKKVFHFYKETDDVIYLKEANLTKVLAEVYKYVLKGHKLLSDPIIYNIANIENPFKSILISKDLDISGINSLNMIKGALKISEKLPQPDLEKHSKDRLEEYRYVDLNLLINSIKEVKIKCD, encoded by the coding sequence ACAAATAACAAAAAAGTTTTTCATTTTTATAAAGAAACTGATGATGTTATTTATTTAAAAGAGGCTAATTTAACAAAAGTTTTAGCGGAAGTTTATAAATACGTCTTAAAGGGGCACAAGCTATTAAGTGATCCTATAATATATAATATAGCGAACATAGAAAATCCATTTAAATCAATATTAATTTCAAAGGATTTGGACATAAGTGGGATTAATTCTTTGAACATGATAAAAGGAGCTTTAAAAATATCAGAAAAATTGCCTCAGCCAGATTTAGAAAAACATTCAAAGGATAGATTAGAAGAATATAGATATGTGGATCTTAATTTGTTAATAAATAGTATAAAAGAGGTAAAGATAAAATGCGATTAG